The following nucleotide sequence is from Alteromonas sp. V450.
TAAAATGCCCTTTTGGAATAACGTCATTAATTGCCCAATGCAATAGCTTTGTACAACGACCCGCGCCTTTCAATGGCAATACGGTTTTACAACCGCTTGCGGTTATTTGCGATATCGTATAATTATCAGGCGCCTGTTTTGCAAGCGCTGCATACCAGTGCCCAGCGTGGCTATCACCTATGAGTAATATGTTATAGCTATTTTCTTTATAAGCAAGGCACTGTTTCTCGTCAAAAAATGAAACATCGTTAAATCTACTAGATAAAAAACAAATTCCATGTCGATAATCATTCATGGGCGTATTTAAAATGCCTTCCAAATACACGGTTTTTTTCGGGAAAGGCGCATTTTGAATTGGTATTGATAAAAGTATAAAGAAAGCGAGTATCGCGGATATCAAGGCAGAGCCCGCTAAATAACGTTTTTGATAATTTGAAATGTTTACCTTTCGAAATGGCACTTCTATAAAATAGTAAGTAGCAATGGCTAGTACCAGTGATACTGTGAACACAACCGTCATATCCGTATACGTATAATGGTCTAAAAATTGAAGTTTGAAAAAAACAATGACAGGCCAGTGCCACAAATACAGCGAATAAGAAATATTACCAATAAATTGGCAAACTCTATTGGCTAACACAGCATGGAGAAATCCGGCTTTTACGTGCGCATAAATTATCCCTACGGTTGCTAGCGTAATAGGCAGCGCATTAATTCCGGGGAAGAGCGTATATTTGTTATAGCTTACAAAGCATATTGCCATACAAGCGAGAGACAAGCTCACTATCAAATTTGCTTTCCATGTTGAGTAACACTTAACGCCAGTTATTGCTAACAGGCCTCCGGCTATAAATTGCCAAAAGCGTGTTGGTGACGCGAAAAAACTCAGTGCGCTATCTTTATAAAGAAGCCATTCGCTTAGCAAAAATGAAGCTACGCCTAACAGTATTAATGATGCAATAATTGCTGCAATTCGCAGATTCATTTTGGTAAGTAGCATTAAAAAAATAGGAAATACTACATAAAACTGCTCTTCTACAGAAAGTGACCAAGTATGTAACAGTGGAGCAAACTCGAGTGCCGAACTAAAGTACCCAGATTGCGAATAAAACCAAAAATTTGAAGAATAGAGTAAAGATGCTACAAGGCTGTATGAGTAGTTAGCGTACTCGCCAGGCAATAGGTATATATATGAAAGTATAGAAGTTACTGCAGCAACAACTATATAAGCAGGAAGTAAACGCTTAAAGCGACTGCTGTAGAATGCGCTGAAAGAGAAAGAATTCCTGCTAAGCGCTCGCCATAGCTGACCAATAATCAGGTAACCCGATATAACGAAGAAGATGTCTACACCTAAATATCCACCTGGTAATGCTTTTGGTTGTATATGGAAGATTACAACACTCAGAACAGCAATCGCACGAAGCCCTTGAATATCAAGCCTTAAAAGTTCCTTCATAATTATATGCTTCCTACGATTTAATGAGGCTAATTACAGCAAAAAAATTCAGAAATGAAAAATCACACAGCGTTACCAAAATACCACAAGACGACCAATTCGTGGCATAAAATTCACAGTGCCACTCTGAACCGTTGTGCTTTGAATATTTCAAGTGATTTTTCTCAACACTGATGGAATCCAATTCGAACGTCAAAACATTATAATTAACAGCACTTTTTTACGATTTATGGCGCTAACTACTACAATTTCAGCATAATGAACGCTAATTATGAACGATTTTCTTCTAGCACTTAGCGCAATAGTAACTTTATGCGTTAGCGAAAATTTTCCAACTATGCTAATCAATAAGCTATCGCTTAAACACGATGTTATCTGTTATCGTTGTATCTCGGACCAACACCTAAGGCCAGTGATAACATTTCGCTTTTTTCGACAACTAAGCCGCATCAGAAACAGGTAGCCGATATATTCTAACGTTTTAATATAAGGCATATTTACATCTCAATTTAAGGTAGTATTACTAACTGCGCTAAGCTTTGTAGAAACTAGTAGCGATATCAAAAAGAGGCTGTCTTACTCACTGCTGGTGTTAAAGCAAATATAATCAGAGAATCTATACGTTTATAGAAATACCTACAGGTTAGAAAATTGAAAAAACTGATATTGCACATTGGTTTACACAAAACTGGAAGCACCTTGATTCAAAGGACCCTGGAAGAGAATAGAGCTAGCCTCGAAGCGGATGGATGGCACTTATTTTCGCAAACTGCTCAGGGTCGTGTCAGCTCGATAGGAAATGCTAATTCTTGGGTCGAATTTAAAGGTACGGCCGCATCATTTGACGCATCTTTAAACCCCAAAATCTATAAACAATTGGAAAAAATAGATTCTAATGTAATCCTTTCCGCTGAAGAGCTCGCGTGGGTTAATAACGAGACTGAAGTGAAACGTATTTCGTCCGAATTGTCTTCAATTTTTGACGAGATCAAAATTATTGTTTACCTGAGACGCCAAGATAAGCAGCTTTTGTCTCATTATCATCAGGGTTTTAAAAACCCTCACTCAACAGCACGTAGGTTTTATGGGAGTCGTTTAAGTGTATACCCTAAGTTCAAGTCATATTACAATGACTACCTTGACTACTATAAAAAATTGAGCATTTGGAAAAATTGTTTTGAAAATCATGAACTAATTGTTAGGTTTTTTGAAAAAAACCTATTAGTAAATCATGACCCTGTTTCAGATTTCAAAAGTGCGCTCGACTATGAAATGAAGATTGATATTCAAAAAAACCTGAAGGTAAATCAGTCTTTTAATATAGTTCAAAGTATTATTTCTAATAGCATTTTCAATGTAAGAAAGGAATTATGGTTTGAGTTGGGTCAACCTCGATTTATTAACTTACCTTTTTTTAATGACAGTAAAAAACCCAAGATAGACGAAAGCGTTTCTAAAAATATATTAACTCACTTTTATACAAGCAATTTAAATTTGGAAAAACTTGGTGTAAAAGTCCCAAACAGTTGGCTAATTGTAGATAACAATCCCAACCATGAAGAAAGCCTTATAGAAATACCACCCGAACAATATGAAAAAGCCATCGAAGCACTAGTTTTCTTTATAGACAATTTAAAATTGATAGACTTCATCAAGTTAAAAATAAAAAAGCATCTAAAAGTAAAATAAACCATCAAACCTTAAAAAATTAGAACTATTTTTAGTTATTTTTTAAGGTTCGCACTTAGAGCTTTTAAAGCCGATATTTTTGATAGGTATTGACCTTTATTATTTAAGATATCATTTATAGCCTGTGCAGAAAATATTGAAGTCTTACCTATAAAATTAAATGGTTTTCGCCACCATTTATACATGAAGATAGAATATCCAATATTGAGTGTTACAGCCCGCTGTGCATTATAAAATTGGTCTGCAATAGCAGGAATGCAGATAGGTAATGCTTGATATTTGATACAGTTAAATATATGGGAAGTCCCACCATGACCGATAACATAGTGAGCCCAAGTAAACTCTTCGCTATAACTCCCCCATTTTTCAATTGTTACTTCCAAATTATTTAGTGATGCCAGTGTGAGATTGTGAAACTCCTCGGTGCCAGTTAGTATTTTAATCTCAATATTTGGGTTAACTAGCTTTATTTTTCGAACTGCTGCAATCAACTGCTTTACAGTTACCGCTGGCATCGAGTTTCCATAGGTCACCAATAGATTTTTTATATTATCTAAGTTATTCGTTATACAATTGTTAGGCAATTTATTTTGTGATTCGTACCAGATTTCAGGAAGAAAGTGTATTGCATTTTTCCTAGAATAAACCCAGTGACTAAAATTAAATTCTCTTAAAGGTAGGTTGAAATAGCTAGAAGCCATAGCTAAGTCGTTATTTTTCTTTTTACAGGGAAGAAGAATTTTCTTTCCAAACGCGAAACTTTTTTTGTATCCCCAATGAATACCAGCAGTTCCTACTGCATGATAGGTGGACACATTACTAATCTCCATTGAAACCTGAGCATAGGAGCAAATTCTGTCAATGTAAATTTCATCGTAATGCCCTATTGAGATTATTTCATTGAGCCACTGAATGCTTTCAACAACTTTATTAGAGAATTTGTAATTTCCACTTAAGTAAACTTTCTTCATACTGTTTAAAAAATTAAATGGAAGTTCTTCTTTCTTTAAAACATTCCCCCTATCTGTTGGCTTTTCAGAAACAATCAGATCAACTACACTACCGCAACTTAATTCTTTTTTCAGTAAGTCAAAATAGCCATCACCACCAAAGTCGAGATGTGCCGGAGAGTCGTAAACTATAGCCAATACCTTCTTCATTTTTTGTTTTTCTCTTTTTTTTAATTTTATCTATTCTTAAATAACCTTTGCACAACGATAGCCTTCATATTTTTATATGCTATTGGCGTAAATATTATATTTAGAGAAATATAGAAGAAACTTCCATTTAAAATAGATAGAACCAGCCTATAAGTATCAGAAAAGTTTGAAAATAAAATCTTATCCATTAATAAAGTGAAAAAAGCCATTACAAAGGATATTAACATTGTAGGTAAGATTGCTTTTATTACGTCATTAACACTCCTATTCAACAAGCGCATGGCAACTGACCACGTTAATAGAACGGATATAACGAATGATAGAAAGTAACCTGCCATTAGCCCTTTCATACCAAACATTACACCGATTGATAAGCAAACTAGTTTTAATGGTTGAGTAAACAAATTCACTTTTAACTGCAAATCTGGCCGGCCTAACCCCAGGTATACTGCGCCTGTTACTGTCACAATGGAGAGCAAAAGGCCTAGAATGCAGAAAAATTGTAAATAAATAGTCATACCCAACCATTGTGATCCGAATATTACTTCTATGAGGAGAGGTGCAACAACTGCTGTCCCCATCAATATAGGAAATGTTAAAAGCGATATACATCCTATGCATTTTAAATATATAGCCCCCACACGCTCAGGGTCTGATTGAATTTTGCTAAAAGTAGGGAACATAACATTCGTGACAACTCGAGAAATGTTTTGAATCGGGAACAGCATTAAGCTGTAAGCCTTCGAGTAAAGACCTAATGTTGTTGAATCGATATATTTCCCCACTAGAAGTTTATCTAATTGGGATGTTCCCTCACGAATCAATTTAGTGACAAACACTGTCACGGAAAAAGATAAAAGTTGTTTTAGCTCGCGATAACCAAACAAGAATACGAGCGAAATTTTACTTACATAAAAAAGCAAAAATAGTCTTAATAGGTTCAACACTAATAGTTGAATCACTAAACTCCAATAAGAAAGGCCTTTGAACGCGCAGACTAATGCCGCGACGCCCGCGGTTAAATTTGAGACTAATTCTATTATGCCAACGCGTTTATGATTTAGGCTTCGTAAAAGTTTGGCTTTAGGTACGCTAGTTGCCGAAATTAATAAGAAAAGAATCGATAACGACTGACTGATTTGAGTTAACTCGGGTCTTTCATAAAACCTAGCGACCCAATCGCTAGCCGCAAACATAAGTAGACTCAATAGCAAGCCAATTGCAACATTTAACCAAAAGCAGCTTATGTAGTGAATTTGGTTAACTTTTTCTTTTTGAATCAACGCTGAAGCAAATCCGAGGTCTGCGAAGAGATGCGAAAATGAAACAAAAACTAGTACCATGGCTACCAAGCCGAAGTCATCTGGAGTTAAGAGTCGAGCTATGAACACTCCGATTGTAAAGTTCAAAACTTGAGAAGAGGACTGCAAAAGTACTGACCAGCTCACTGCATTGATAGTGCTATCTTTCAAACTCACTTGTCTTTGATTCACACAATCCACCTGTGTATAGAAAATTTAGTATAAAAAATGCTTACTACAAATCTGAAAATTCAATGACGAGCGTGCATATTTTTAATTTAATCTCACTAAAAAAGCCTGCTTTAAGCGCCTT
It contains:
- a CDS encoding acyltransferase family protein, whose translation is MKELLRLDIQGLRAIAVLSVVIFHIQPKALPGGYLGVDIFFVISGYLIIGQLWRALSRNSFSFSAFYSSRFKRLLPAYIVVAAVTSILSYIYLLPGEYANYSYSLVASLLYSSNFWFYSQSGYFSSALEFAPLLHTWSLSVEEQFYVVFPIFLMLLTKMNLRIAAIIASLILLGVASFLLSEWLLYKDSALSFFASPTRFWQFIAGGLLAITGVKCYSTWKANLIVSLSLACMAICFVSYNKYTLFPGINALPITLATVGIIYAHVKAGFLHAVLANRVCQFIGNISYSLYLWHWPVIVFFKLQFLDHYTYTDMTVVFTVSLVLAIATYYFIEVPFRKVNISNYQKRYLAGSALISAILAFFILLSIPIQNAPFPKKTVYLEGILNTPMNDYRHGICFLSSRFNDVSFFDEKQCLAYKENSYNILLIGDSHAGHWYAALAKQAPDNYTISQITASGCKTVLPLKGAGRCTKLLHWAINDVIPKGHFNEVIMASRWKLKDTSIVKPFIEQIKPFTDRVTVMGPVVEYKYSLPWLLAKYPEEDVKYFSKFNRQAEVNTKLQAVVESTGARFYPIIYKMCSDRDKCNHYVDNTPIQFDYGHLTQEGAEFLLTEIWNH
- a CDS encoding glycosyltransferase, with product MKKVLAIVYDSPAHLDFGGDGYFDLLKKELSCGSVVDLIVSEKPTDRGNVLKKEELPFNFLNSMKKVYLSGNYKFSNKVVESIQWLNEIISIGHYDEIYIDRICSYAQVSMEISNVSTYHAVGTAGIHWGYKKSFAFGKKILLPCKKKNNDLAMASSYFNLPLREFNFSHWVYSRKNAIHFLPEIWYESQNKLPNNCITNNLDNIKNLLVTYGNSMPAVTVKQLIAAVRKIKLVNPNIEIKILTGTEEFHNLTLASLNNLEVTIEKWGSYSEEFTWAHYVIGHGGTSHIFNCIKYQALPICIPAIADQFYNAQRAVTLNIGYSIFMYKWWRKPFNFIGKTSIFSAQAINDILNNKGQYLSKISALKALSANLKK
- a CDS encoding lipopolysaccharide biosynthesis protein; translation: MNQRQVSLKDSTINAVSWSVLLQSSSQVLNFTIGVFIARLLTPDDFGLVAMVLVFVSFSHLFADLGFASALIQKEKVNQIHYISCFWLNVAIGLLLSLLMFAASDWVARFYERPELTQISQSLSILFLLISATSVPKAKLLRSLNHKRVGIIELVSNLTAGVAALVCAFKGLSYWSLVIQLLVLNLLRLFLLFYVSKISLVFLFGYRELKQLLSFSVTVFVTKLIREGTSQLDKLLVGKYIDSTTLGLYSKAYSLMLFPIQNISRVVTNVMFPTFSKIQSDPERVGAIYLKCIGCISLLTFPILMGTAVVAPLLIEVIFGSQWLGMTIYLQFFCILGLLLSIVTVTGAVYLGLGRPDLQLKVNLFTQPLKLVCLSIGVMFGMKGLMAGYFLSFVISVLLTWSVAMRLLNRSVNDVIKAILPTMLISFVMAFFTLLMDKILFSNFSDTYRLVLSILNGSFFYISLNIIFTPIAYKNMKAIVVQRLFKNR